From Balaenoptera acutorostrata chromosome 8, mBalAcu1.1, whole genome shotgun sequence, the proteins below share one genomic window:
- the MBD5 gene encoding methyl-CpG-binding domain protein 5 isoform X2: MEAPHPSLVLPSPGGGTNATPVVPSRAATPRSVRNKSHEGITNSVMPECKNPFKLMIGSSNAMGRLYVQELPGSQQQELHPVYPRQRLGSSEHGQKSPFRGSHGGLPSPASSGSQIYGDGSISPRTDPLGSPDVFTRNNPGFHGAPNSSPIHLNRTPLSPPSVMLHGSPVQSSCAMAGRTNIPLSPTLTTKSPVMKKPMCNFSTNMEIPRAMFHHKPPQGPPPPPPPSCALQKKPLTSEKDPLGILDPIPSKPVNQNPVIINPTSFHSNVHSQVPVMNVSMPPAVVPLPSNLPLPTVKPGHMNHGSHVQRVQHSASTSLSPSPVTSPVHMMGTGIGRIEASPQRSRSSSTSSDHGNFMMPPLGPQATCSGIKVPPRSPRSTIGSPRPSMPSSPSTKSDGHHQYKDIPNPLIAGMSNVLNTPSSAAFPTASAGSGSVKSQPGLLGMPLNQILNQHNAASFPASSLLSAAAKAQLANQNKLAGNNSSSSSNSGAVAGSGNTEGHSTLNTMFPPAANMLLPTGEGQSGRAALRDKLMSQQKDSLRKRKQPPTTVLSLLRQSQMDSSAVPKPGPDLLRKQGQGSFPISSMSQLLQSMSCQSSHLSSNSSPGCGRSNTALPCSANQLHFTDPSVNSSSLQNPLTQDVPLRGEAVHCHNANTNFVHSNSPVPNHHLAGLINQIQASGNCGMLSQSGMALGNSLHPNPPQSRISTSSTPVIPNSIVSSYNQTSSEAGGSGPSSSIAIAGTNHPAITKTTSVLQDGVIVTTAAGNPLQSQLPIGSDFPFVGQEHALHFPSNSTSNNHLPHPLNPSLLSSLPISLPVNQQHLLNQNLLNILQPSAGEGKSEINLHPLGFLNPNVNAALAFLSSDMDGQVLQPVHFQLLAALLQNQAHAAAMLPLPSFNLTISDLLQQQNTPLPSLTQMTAPPDHLPSDQSENSRAETLLTRPLGNPLPSFAGSDTTFNPLFLPAVTGASGLMALNPQLLGGVLNSASANTANHPEVSIATSSQATTTTTTTSSAVAALTVSTLGGTAVVSMAETLLNISNNAGDTPGPAKLNSNSVVPQLLNPLLGTGLLGDMSSINSTLNNHQLTHLQSLLNNNQMFPPNQQQQQLLQGYQNLQAFQGQSTIPCPANNNPMACLFQNFQVRMQEDATLLNKRISTQPGLTALPENPNTTLPPFQDTSCELQSRIDPSLGQQVKDGLVVGGQGDASIDAIYKAVVDAASKGMQVVITTAVNSTTQISPIPALSAMSAFTASIGDPLSLPSAVSAVIHGRNMGSVDHDGRLRSVRGARLPSNLDHGKNSNEGDGFEYFKSASCHTSKKQWDGEQSPGGERNRWKCEEFLDHPGHIHNSPCHERPNNVSTLPFLPGEQHPILLPPRNCQGDKILEENFRYNNYKRTMMSFKERLENTVERCTHINGNRPRQSRGFGELLSTTKQDLVLEEQSPSSSNSLESSLVKDYIHYNGDFNAKSINGCVPSPSDAKSISSEDDLRNPDSPSSNELIHYRPRTFNVGDLVWGQIKGLTSWPGKLVREDDVHSSCQQSPEEGKVEPEKLKTLTEGLEAYSRARKRNRKSGKLNNHLEAAIHEAMSELDKMSGTVHQIPQGDRQMRPPKPKRRKISR, encoded by the exons ATGGAAGCCCCACATCCTTCTCTGGTGCTCCCCAGTCCCGGAGGAGGAACAA ATGCAACTCCAGTAGTACCTTCACGGGCAGCAACTCCAAGATCTGTAAGAAATAAGTCTCACGAAGGAATTACAAATTCTGTAATGCCTGAATGTAAGAATCCTTTCAAATTAATGATTGGATCATCAAATGCCATGGGAAGGCTATATGTACAAGAACTGCCTGGAAGCCAGCAACAAGAACTCCACCCTGTCTACCCCCGGCAGAGATTGGGCAGCAGTGAACACGGACAGAAATCTCCCTTCCGTGGCAGCCATGGAGGCCTGCCCAGCCCAGCGTCGTCAGGTTCCCAGATATATGGAGATGGCTCAATCTCTCCAAGGACTGACCCACTTGGAAGCCCTGATGTTTTCACAAGAAATAATCCTGGTTTTCATGGAGCTCCCAATTCTAGTCCTATTCACCTGAATAGGACTCCTCTTTCTCCACCTTCAGTAATGCTACACGGTTCTCCTGTACAGTCATCCTGTGCAATGGCTGGAAGGACTAATATACCTCTTTCCCCAACCTTGACTACAAAGAGTCCAGTAATGAAAAAACCAATGTGTAATTTTTCAACTAATATGGAAATACCACGAGCAATGTTCCATCACAAACCACCCCAAGgcccacctccccctcctccaccttcttGTGCTCTTCAGAAAAAGCCATTAACATCTGAGAAAGATCCACTTGGCATTCTTGACCCTATTCCTAGTAAACCGGTGAATCAGAACCCTGTTATTATTAATCCAACTAGTTTCCATTCAAATGTCCACTCTCAGGTACCTGTGATGAATGTAAGCATGCCTCCTGCTGTTGTTCCTTTGCCAAGTAATCTCCCTTTGCCAACCGTAAAACCTGGCCACATGAATCATGGGAGTCATGTACAAAGAGTTCAGCATTCAGCTTCAACCTCCCTGTCCCCTTCTCCAGTGACATCCCCAGTGCACATGATGGGGACTGGAATTGGAAGGATTGAGGCATCGCCCCAAAGATCACGCTCATCTTCCACATCATCAGATCACGGAAATTTCATGATGCCACCTCTAGGACCCCAGGCCACTTGTAGTGGTATTAAGGTTCCACCCAGGTCACCAAGGTCAACAATAGGGTCCCCAAGGCCATCAATGCCATCAAGCCCTTCTACCAAGTCCGATGGACATCATCAGTACAAGGATATCCCTAACCCATTAATTGCTGGAATGAGTAATGTACTAAATACCCCAAGCAGTGCAGCTTTTCCTACTGCATCTGCCGGAAGCGGTTCTGTAAAGAGTCAGCCTGGTTTGCTGGGAATGCCTTTAAATCAGATCTTGAACCAGCACAATGCTGCCTCCTTTCCAGCAAGTAGTTTACTCTCAGCAGCAGCCAAAGCACAGCTAGCAAATCAAAACAAACTTGCTGGTAACAACAGTAGCAGCAGTAGCAATTCTGGAGCTGTTGCTGGCAGTGGCAACACTGAAGGACATAGCACTTTAAACACCATGTTCCCTCCTGCTGCCAACATGCTTCTCCCAACAGGTGAAGGGCAAAGTGGTCGAGCAGCACTAAGAGATAAGCTGATGTCTCAGCAAAAAGACTCACTGCGGAAAAGAAAACAGCCACCTACCACAGTGTTGAGTTTGCTCAGACAGTCTCAAATGGATAGTTCTGCAGTTCCTAAACCTGGACCCGACTTGCTAAGGAAGCAGGGTCAGGGGTCGTTTCCCATCAGTTCAATGTCTCAGTTACTACAGTCTATGAGTTGTCAAAGCTCTCACTTGAGTAGCAATAGTAGCCCGGGTTGTGGGCGCTCAAATACTGCTTTGCCTTGCTCTGCTAACCAGCTGCATTTTACAGACCCCAGTGTGAACTCCAGTAGTCTTCAGAATCCACTGACACAGGACGTACCTTTAAGAGGGGAAGCCGTGCACTGCCACAATGCAAACACTAACTTTGTTCACAGTAACAGTCCAGTCCCAAACCACCATCTTGCAGGTTTAATAAATCAGATTCAGGCTAGCGGGAACTGTGGGATGCTCAGTCAGTCGGGCATGGCCTTAGGAAATTCATTACATCCCAATCCACCTCAGTCAAGAATTTCAACGTCCTCCACTCCAGTGATACCAAACAGCATTGTTAGCAGCTATAATCAAACAAGTTCTGAAGCAG GCGGTTCAGGACCATCATCCTCCATAGCCATAGCTGGCACCAACCACCCTGCCATCACAAAGACAACATCTGTTCTTCAAGACGGCGTCATAGTCACCACCGCAGCTGGAAACCCACTGCAGAGTCAGCTGCCCATTGGGAGTGATTTTCCTTTTGTTGGCCAGGAGCACGCACTTCATTTTCCATCCAACAGCACTTCAAACAACCATCTTCCACACCCCTTGAACCCCAGCCTCCTCAGTTCTCTACCTATCTCTTTGCCAGTGAATCAACAGCATCTCCTAAACCAGAATCTATTAAATATCCTCCAGCCTTCAGCAGGAGAAGGCAAGTCTGAGATCAACCTCCACCCTTTAGGTTTTCTCAACCCGAATGTAAACGCTGCTTTAGCTTTTCTCTCCAGTGACATGGATGGGCAGGTATTGCAGCCTGTTCACTTTCAACTCTTAGCAGCCCTGCTTCAGAACCAAGCCCACGCAGCTGCCATGCTTCCCCTGCCATCTTTCAATCTGACCATCTCAGATCTTTTGCAACAGCAAAATACCCCTTTACCCTCATTAACACAGATGACAGCCCCACCAGACCATTTGCCAAGCGATCAGTCAGAGAACAGCCGAGCTGAGACCCTTTTAACCAGGCCCCTGGGGAACCCTTTACCAAGCTTTGCAGGCAGTGACACTACTTTTAACCCCCTGTTCCTCCCAGCTGTCACTGGGGCCTCGGGATTAATGGCCTTGAATCCCCAGCTGTTGGGAGGTGTCCTGAACTCGGCATCGGCCAACACCGCTAATCATCCAGAGGTTTCCATAGCAACTTCTTCCCAGGCAACCACTACCACAACCACTACATCATCAGCAGTGGCAGCACTGACTGTCTCAACACTTGGTGGGACAGCAGTGGTGTCAATGGCAGAAACATTGCTGAATATATCTAATAATGCTGGGGATACACCTGGTCCAGCTAAACTGAACAGTAACTCTGTGGTGCCACAGCTACTTAACCCTCTACTGGGGACAGGTCTGCTTG GTGACATGTCCTCAATAAACAGTACTTTGAATAACCATCAACTGACTCATCTACAGTCGCTGTTAAACAACAATCAGATGTTTCCTCCAaatcagcaacagcagcagctTCTTCAGGGGTACCAGAATCTCCAGGCTTTTCAAGGACAGTCCACAATTCCTTGCCCAGCTAACAATAACCCCATGGCTTGTCTGTTTCAGAACTTTCAG GTGAGAATGCAGGAAGATGCAACTCTCCTAAACAAAAGAATAAGCACTCAGCCGGGGCTCACAGCACTTCCCGAAAATCCAAACACTACACTTCCACCTTTCCAAGATACATCTTGTGAGTTGCAATCGCGGATTGACCCATCTCTTGGTCAACAGGTGAAGGATGGCCTCGTTGTGGGTGGCCAAGGTGATGCTTCCATAGATGCTATTTACAAAGCAGTTGTTGATGCAGCCAGCAAAGGAATGCAGGTTGTCATCACCACTGCAGTCAACAGTACAACTCAGATCAGCCCCATTCCAGCTCTGAGTGCCATGAGTGCCTTCACTGCTTCAATTGGTGACCCATTAAGTCTCCCCAGTGCTGTCAGTGCGGTCATTCATGGACGAAACATGGGCAGTGTTGATCATGATGGTAGGCTGAGAAGTGTAAGAGGGGCTCGGCTGCCCAGCAATCTGGACCATGGGAAAAACTCAAACGAAGGAGATGGGTTTGAATATTTCAAGTCGGCAAGTTGCCacacatctaaaaaacagtgggATGGGGAGCAAAGCCCTGGAGGGGAGCGAAACAGGTGGAAGTGTGAGGAATTTTTAGATCATCCAGGCCATATCCACAATAGTCCTTGTCACGAAAGACCCAACAATGTCTCTACACTGCCATTTCTGCCTGGGGAACAGCACCCAATACTGTTACCACCAAGAAACTGTCAAGGGGATAAAATTCTGGAGGAAAATTTCAGGTATAATAACTACAAAAGAACTATGATGAGTTTTAAGGAGAGACTAGAGAACACTGTGGAAAGATGTACACACATCAATGGGAACAGACCTCGACAGAGTCGGGGCTTTGGAGAGCTGCTGAGCACCACAAAGCAAGACCTGGTCCTAGAGGAGCAATCTCCAAGCTCCTCAAATAGTTTGGAAAGTTCTCTGGTCAAAGACTACATCCATTACAATGGAGACTTTAATGCCAAAAGCATTAACGGGTGTGTACCTAGCCCTTCAGACGCTAAAAGCATTAGTAGTGAAGATGACCTAAGGAATCCAGACTCCCCTTCTTCAAATGAATTGATACATTATAGGCCAAGGACGTTCAACGTTGGCGACTTGGTCTGGGGCCAAATCAAAGGACTGACTTCCTGGCCTGGAAAATTAGTAAGAGAAGACGACGTTCAcagttcttgtcaacaaagcccCGAGGAAGGGAAG